One window of Nymphaea colorata isolate Beijing-Zhang1983 chromosome 11, ASM883128v2, whole genome shotgun sequence genomic DNA carries:
- the LOC116263763 gene encoding uncharacterized protein LOC116263763: MAPSFSASVSGREGGSERETAMDLSGFRSLGPLVHLLIPLCIHWIAEEMTVSVLVDVTTDALCPGETTCSLAIYLTGLQQTVVGVFKMIVLPILGQLADEYGRKPMLLITISTSIVPFALLAWNESRPFVYAYYVARTISYIISQGSIFCISVAYAADVIENSKRAAAFGYITGLFSASHVLGNVLARFLPEDHIFEVSIFLLICSTIYMKIFLVETVKKVPGSTGLAPCAFMFKNLLRNRVSSMKDTISVVTRSGILKRIASISFFYELGMSGITSVLLYYLKGAFGFSKNQLSEILMMVGIGSIFSQILVLPVINPMIGEKGVLCLAVGAAIAYALLCGLAWAAWVPYLGASFGVVYVLVKPSTYAIISKATDANDQGKAQGFIAGVQSVASLLSPIAMSPLTSYFLSDDAPFNCKGFSLVCASISMVAALCQALMLKPREEEDGEQGCQDVNNNGNNNNLEAPLLV; the protein is encoded by the exons ATGGCGCCTTCTTTCTCCGCTTCAGTCtcggggagagagggagggagtgaGCGAGAGACGGCGATGGATCTCTCAGGGTTCAGGTCTCTAGGTCCTCTGGTTCACCTCCTTATCCCTCTCTGCATTCATTGGATAGCGGAGGAGATGACGGTCTCCGTGCTCGTCGATGTCACTACTGACGCTCTCTGCCCTGGCGAAACGACGTGCTCCCTCGCTATCTACCTTACGGGATTGCAGCAGACG GTCGTTGGAGTGTTCAAGATGATTGTTCTTCCTATCCTTGGCCAGCTTGCGGATGAATATGGGCGCAAACCAATGCTTCTTATTACTATTTCTACATCTATCGTTCCATTTG CTCTTCTTGCTTGGAATGAATCAAGGCCCTTTGTCTATGCATATTATGTTGCCCGAACAATTTCATATATCATAAGTCAAGGAAGTATATTTTGTATATCAGTTGCTTATGCG GCAGATGTTATAGAAAACAGTAAGAGAGCCGCAGCTTTTGGGTATATCACTGGTCTTTTCTCTGCTTCACATGTGCTGGGTAATGTACTTGCACGTTTTCTTCCGGAAGATCATATTTTTGAG GTCTCAATTTTTCTCTTGATCTGCTCCACAATTTACATGAAGATATTTCTGGTAGAAACGGTTAAAAAAGTTCCTGGATCAACTGGACTTGCACCTTGTGCCTTCATGTTTAAGAATCTGCTTCGGAATCGAGTCAGTTCAATGAAAGACACTATTTCAGTGGTTACGAGAAG CGGAATACTTAAGCGCATAGCAtctatttctttcttctatGAGTTGGGAATGTCTGGCATCACCAGCGTGTTACTT TACTACCTAAAAGGAGCTTTTGGCTTTAGCAAGAATCAGTTATCAGAGATACTGATGATGGTGGGAATTGGTTCTATCTTTTCTCAG ATTTTGGTGCTACCAGTCATCAACCCCATGATAGGAGAGAAGGGGGTTCTCTGTCTTGCAGTGGGTGCAGCAATTGCTTAT GCTCTACTTTGTGGTCTTGCATGGGCAGCTTGG GTTCCATATCTTGGTGCTTCTTTTGGCGTTGTATATGTTCTTGTGAAACCTTCT ACTTATGCAATCATTTCCAAAGCAACAGATGCAAATGATCAG GGGAAGGCCCAAGGATTTATTGCCGGGGTGCAGTCTGTTGCAAGTTTACTGTCTCCAATCGCTATGAGTCCATTGACAT CGTACTTTCTGTCCGACGATGCGCCATTCAACTGCAAGGGTTTCAGCCTCGTGTGCGCGTCCATCTCAATg GTCGCTGCTTTATGTCAAGCGCTGATGCTGAAACCTAGGGAGGAGGAAGATGGTGAACAAGGATGCCAAGACGTGAACAACAACGGCAACAACAACAACCTTGAGGCACCCCTTCTCGTTTAA
- the LOC116263764 gene encoding zinc finger A20 and AN1 domain-containing stress-associated protein 4-like, whose amino-acid sequence MAEESWNRGTDGTGCQAPESHRLCANNCGFFGSPATLNLCSKCYRDHCLKEEQASSAKAAVEKSLGAAASTQTAVVPAPISIGQDDDCLKSASSSAAAPSDPPAQQPPNRCSSCRKRVGLTGFRCRCGRTFCASHRYPEEHKCDYDYKLHGQDMIRKENPVVKAEKLEKI is encoded by the coding sequence ATGGCTGAGGAAAGCTGGAACCGGGGTACCGATGGCACCGGCTGCCAGGCTCCTGAGAGTCATCGCCTGTGCGCCAACAACTGCGGTTTCTTCGGAAGCCCCGCCACCCTCAACCTGTGCTCTAAGTGCTACCGCGACCACTGCCTCAAGGAGGAGCAGGCCTCCTCCGCCAAGGCTGCGGTGGAGAAGTCCCTTGGCGCGGCTGCCTCCACCCAAACTGCTGTTGTCCCTGCTCCCATCTCTATCGGCCAGGACGACGACTGTCTCAAGAGTGCATCGTCCTCCGCCGCCGCCCCTTCTGATCCACCTGCCCAGCAGCCACCCAACCGCTGCTCCTCCTGCCGAAAGCGCGTAGGGTTAACTGGATTTCGATGCCGCTGCGGCCGGACATTTTGCGCCTCGCATCGGTATCCGGAGGAACACAAGTGCGACTATGACTACAAGCTGCATGGCCAGGACATGATTCGCAAGGAGAACCCAGTGGTTAAGGCAGAGAAACTCGAGAAGATCTGA